From Flavobacterium alkalisoli, the proteins below share one genomic window:
- a CDS encoding PorP/SprF family type IX secretion system membrane protein, with product MRKIYLAALVALCGLADVSAQQDPHYTQYMYNMNVINPAYAGSKENLSFGLLYRKQWVDIQDSPTTATFSGSSPVGKNVGLGLSVINDQIGPVKETNTYADFSYTLNLGGEHRLALGLKAGATFHDVGLYSDIGNGYVPAPGDPAFSENVNNTYFNIGAGFFYYTQKYYVAFSVPNMLKSKHLDLTQSGTDLQFGSEVQHYFLTGGYVFQLSDNVKLKPSFMLKSAFNVSPSIDGSLNALFFERFEIGATYRLDDSFGGMVNYRITPNLRLGYAYDHIVSDLNITTPASHEVMLLFDLNFPKKVSRSPRYF from the coding sequence ATGAGAAAAATATACCTTGCCGCTTTGGTGGCATTGTGTGGCCTTGCTGATGTTTCTGCACAGCAGGACCCGCACTATACGCAGTACATGTATAACATGAACGTGATCAACCCTGCCTATGCGGGCTCGAAGGAGAATTTGTCCTTTGGGTTATTGTACCGCAAACAGTGGGTTGACATCCAGGATTCCCCAACCACGGCAACCTTCTCGGGCAGCAGTCCTGTTGGTAAGAATGTGGGATTGGGCCTATCTGTAATCAACGACCAGATTGGTCCTGTAAAGGAGACCAACACCTATGCGGACTTCTCCTACACCCTTAACTTAGGTGGAGAGCACCGCCTTGCCCTTGGCCTTAAGGCCGGAGCAACGTTCCACGATGTGGGGCTATACAGTGACATCGGTAACGGATATGTACCGGCGCCGGGCGACCCTGCCTTCAGTGAGAACGTTAACAACACCTATTTCAACATAGGTGCAGGATTCTTCTACTACACCCAGAAGTACTATGTGGCCTTCTCGGTACCGAACATGCTTAAGAGCAAGCACCTTGACCTTACCCAAAGCGGAACTGACCTTCAGTTCGGATCGGAAGTTCAGCACTACTTCCTAACGGGGGGTTACGTATTCCAGTTATCGGATAACGTAAAGCTAAAACCCTCTTTCATGTTAAAATCAGCCTTCAACGTATCGCCTTCTATAGACGGTTCACTGAATGCGCTGTTCTTTGAGCGCTTTGAGATCGGGGCCACCTACAGGCTTGATGACTCTTTTGGTGGTATGGTCAACTACAGGATTACCCCTAACCTTAGGCTGGGTTATGCCTATGACCATATTGTTTCCGACCTTAACATCACTACCCCAGCCTCGCATGAGGTAATGCTGTTATTCGATTTGAACTTCCCTAAGAAAGTATCACGTTCACCACGTTATTTCTAA